A part of Armatimonadota bacterium genomic DNA contains:
- a CDS encoding GspH/FimT family protein encodes MRPGGFSFLELLVVVGLLAILLVVALPQLFAPEELGVETTARQVAADLVLARRLAIARRMPYVVSFAPPGGPYTAYTVAPQGGAPEPDFPKSLPEGIAVTGSDLVTFQPSGAASAAARLRFAAGGATAQVDVAAGTGRVRVSAP; translated from the coding sequence GTGCGCCCTGGCGGCTTCTCCTTCCTGGAGCTGCTGGTGGTTGTGGGCCTTCTGGCCATCTTGCTGGTCGTGGCGCTGCCGCAGCTGTTCGCGCCGGAGGAGCTCGGCGTGGAGACGACCGCTCGGCAGGTGGCCGCCGACCTAGTCCTGGCCCGCCGCCTGGCCATCGCCCGCCGGATGCCGTACGTGGTCTCCTTCGCACCCCCCGGAGGTCCGTACACCGCATACACGGTCGCGCCCCAGGGCGGCGCGCCGGAGCCAGACTTCCCCAAGAGCCTGCCGGAGGGGATCGCGGTCACCGGCAGCGACCTGGTGACCTTCCAGCCCTCGGGCGCAGCGTCTGCGGCCGCCCGCCTGAGGTTCGCCGCTGGCGGGGCGACTGCACAGGTCGACGTGGCGGCGGGCACGGGAAGGGTCCGGGTCAGCGCACCGTGA
- a CDS encoding prepilin-type N-terminal cleavage/methylation domain-containing protein, translating to MRQWSGEGGFTFVEVLAVVLLLGILVLVALPNYFGAENDARRQVDRANVRAINAALALYRFRNNGSCPVAAEPGTTFTEFLADTTYFPDGAPTDPWTGSSAAYGTTYDATLCRVQLSAGGVNHDASSSSGHGP from the coding sequence ATGCGGCAATGGTCTGGTGAAGGCGGCTTCACATTCGTCGAGGTGCTGGCGGTGGTGCTGCTGCTGGGGATCCTGGTCCTGGTGGCGCTGCCCAACTACTTCGGGGCGGAGAACGACGCGCGGCGACAGGTGGACCGGGCCAACGTCCGGGCCATCAACGCGGCGCTGGCGCTCTACCGGTTCCGCAACAACGGGAGCTGCCCGGTGGCGGCCGAGCCCGGGACGACGTTTACCGAGTTCCTGGCCGACACCACCTACTTCCCGGACGGCGCGCCCACCGACCCGTGGACCGGCAGCAGTGCAGCGTACGGCACCACGTATGACGCCACCCTGTGCCGGGTGCAATTGAGCGCGGGCGGCGTCAACCACGACGCCAGCAGCTCCAGCGGCCACGGCCCGTAG